In Arvicanthis niloticus isolate mArvNil1 chromosome 4, mArvNil1.pat.X, whole genome shotgun sequence, a single window of DNA contains:
- the Tpm3 gene encoding tropomyosin alpha-3 chain isoform X16, producing MKVIENRALKDEEKMELQEIQLKEAKHIAEEADRKYEEVARKLVIIEGDLERTEERAELAESRCREMDEQIRLMDQNLKCLSAAEEKYSQKEDKYEEEIKILTDKLKEAETRAEFAERSVAKLEKTIDDLEDKLKCTKEEHLCTQRMLDQTLLDLNEM from the exons ATGAAGGTGATTGAAAATCGGGCtctaaaagatgaagaaaagatggAACTCCAGGAAATCCAGCTAAAGGAAGCAAAGCACATTGCAGAAGAGGCAGATCGGAAGTATGAAGAG GTGGCTCGTAAGTTGGTGATTATCGAAGGAGACTTGGAACGTACGGAAGAACGCGCCGAGCTGGCAGAGTC CCGTTGCCGAGAGATGGATGAGCAGATCAGACTGATGGACCAGAACCTGAAGTGTCTGAGTGCTGCTGAAGAAAAG TACTCTCAAAAAGAAGACAagtatgaagaagaaataaagattctTACTGATAAACTCAAGGAG GCAGAGACCCGTGCTGAGTTTGCTGAAAGATCGGTAGCCAAGCTGGAAAAGACCATTGATGACTTGGAAG ATAAGCTGAAGTGCACCAAAGAGGAGCATCTCTGTACACAAAGGATGCTGGACCAGACCCTGCTGGACCTGAACGAGATGTAG